The Neodiprion virginianus isolate iyNeoVirg1 chromosome 5, iyNeoVirg1.1, whole genome shotgun sequence genome contains a region encoding:
- the LOC124305905 gene encoding kelch domain-containing protein 10 homolog isoform X1, with the protein MYAFKPFAFTKHEPRSAERPKARSGHRIACDELNLYSYGGFNPCISNDDPDMRDDLTWVESKPLFKELWKFNLVTQEWRRLPCQENMPNELASNAVILKGDKLLIYGGTGVPFGYNCSNHLYICDVKNGKMQMVPARGHFPLAQYGQALVCHGSYLYTVGGTTGYNYTCDIHRFELRKAVWEHVYICAGRDQSEPRGRYRHELAFDGNKIYVLGGGTALEAFGFLEIPAFDLATNKWMTLLTQRDSNYNSVPAPRRCHGSVQYTDERTGVTSVVISGGYDGTYVFSDVWRLDLNNLQWNCLRKCVLPNPVYFHSAALTPEGCMYTFGGIIKKDDEGTRTDAVHSVWLIIPKLSVICWQALNYYNRNLKYYPPDELLHIGVPAKFVQRIEHDAS; encoded by the exons ATGTACGCGTTCAAGCCATTTGCGTTTACAAAGCATGAGCCAAGGAGTGCGGAGAGACCGAAGGCAAGAAGTGGGCATCGGATAGCATGCGACGAGTTGAACCTGTACTCGTACGGGGGCTTCAACCCGTGCATATCAAACGACGACCCTGACATGAGAGATGACCTTACGTGGGTGGAGAGTAAGCCGCTATTCAAAGAACTGTGGAAGTTTAATCTGGTGACGCAAGAGTGGCGGCGTCTCCCCTGCCAAGAAAACATGCCCAATGAGCTAGCTTCAAACGCTGTTATACTCAAAGGAGACAAGCTTCTGATTTACGGAGGTACTGGCGTCCCCTTTGGATATAACTGCAGCAATCATCTTTACATATGCGACGTCAAGAACGGCAAGATGCAGATGGTTCCAGCTCGAGGGCATTTTCCACTTGCTCAATATGGCCAGGCTCTCGTTTGCCACGGATCTTATCTTTACACCGTCGGTGGAACGACAGGCTACAATTACACCTGTGACATCCATAGATTCGAACTCAGGAAGGCGGTTTGGGAACACGTGTATATTTGCGCTGGCAGGGATCAGTCTGAGCCAAGAGGAAGATATCGGCACGAACTTGCCTTCGATGGGAACAAGATATACGTCCTTGGAGGAGGCACCGCTCTTGAAGCCTTCGGATTCTTG GAGATTCCAGCATTTGATTTAGCAACGAACAAATGGATGACTCTGCTGACGCAAAGAGACTCGAATTATAATTCCGTTCCTGCTCCTAGAAGGTGTCACGGCTCAGTGCAATACACAGATGAAAGAACGGGGGTAACTTCGGTTGTTATTTCTGGAGGATACGACGGGACTTATGTATTTTCCGATGTCTGGCGCCTTGATCTCAATAACCTGCAGTGGAACTGTTTGAGGAAATGTGTCTTGCCGAACCCTGTATACTTCCATTCTGCTGCCCTAACACCTGAAGGCTGCATGTATACGTTTGGAGGGATAATCAAGAAAGACGACGAG GGCACCAGGACTGACGCTGTTCATTCTGTCTGGCTGATAATTCCGAAACTGTCTGTAATTTGCTGGCAAGctttaaattattacaatagaaatttaaaatactaTCCTCCTGATGAGTTACTCCACATCGGCGTACCAGCTAAATTTGTACAAAGGATCGAGCACGATGCTTCATAA
- the LOC124305905 gene encoding kelch domain-containing protein 10 homolog isoform X2, whose protein sequence is MYAFKPFAFTKHEPRSAERPKARSGHRIACDELNLYSYGGFNPCISNDDPDMRDDLTWVESKPLFKELWKFNLVTQEWRRLPCQENMPNELASNAVILKGDKLLIYGGTGVPFGYNCSNHLYICDVKNGKMQMVPARGHFPLAQYGQALVCHGSYLYTVGGTTGYNYTCDIHRFELRKAVWEHVYICAGRDQSEPRGRYRHELAFDGNKIYVLGGGTALEAFGFLEIPAFDLATNKWMTLLTQRDSNYNSVPAPRRCHGSVQYTDERTGVTSVVISGGYDGTYVFSDVWRLDLNNLQWNCLRKCVLPNPVYFHSAALTPEGCMYTFGGIIKKDDEVYVATNWHQD, encoded by the exons ATGTACGCGTTCAAGCCATTTGCGTTTACAAAGCATGAGCCAAGGAGTGCGGAGAGACCGAAGGCAAGAAGTGGGCATCGGATAGCATGCGACGAGTTGAACCTGTACTCGTACGGGGGCTTCAACCCGTGCATATCAAACGACGACCCTGACATGAGAGATGACCTTACGTGGGTGGAGAGTAAGCCGCTATTCAAAGAACTGTGGAAGTTTAATCTGGTGACGCAAGAGTGGCGGCGTCTCCCCTGCCAAGAAAACATGCCCAATGAGCTAGCTTCAAACGCTGTTATACTCAAAGGAGACAAGCTTCTGATTTACGGAGGTACTGGCGTCCCCTTTGGATATAACTGCAGCAATCATCTTTACATATGCGACGTCAAGAACGGCAAGATGCAGATGGTTCCAGCTCGAGGGCATTTTCCACTTGCTCAATATGGCCAGGCTCTCGTTTGCCACGGATCTTATCTTTACACCGTCGGTGGAACGACAGGCTACAATTACACCTGTGACATCCATAGATTCGAACTCAGGAAGGCGGTTTGGGAACACGTGTATATTTGCGCTGGCAGGGATCAGTCTGAGCCAAGAGGAAGATATCGGCACGAACTTGCCTTCGATGGGAACAAGATATACGTCCTTGGAGGAGGCACCGCTCTTGAAGCCTTCGGATTCTTG GAGATTCCAGCATTTGATTTAGCAACGAACAAATGGATGACTCTGCTGACGCAAAGAGACTCGAATTATAATTCCGTTCCTGCTCCTAGAAGGTGTCACGGCTCAGTGCAATACACAGATGAAAGAACGGGGGTAACTTCGGTTGTTATTTCTGGAGGATACGACGGGACTTATGTATTTTCCGATGTCTGGCGCCTTGATCTCAATAACCTGCAGTGGAACTGTTTGAGGAAATGTGTCTTGCCGAACCCTGTATACTTCCATTCTGCTGCCCTAACACCTGAAGGCTGCATGTATACGTTTGGAGGGATAATCAAGAAAGACGACGAGGTCTATGTGGCAACAAATT GGCACCAGGACTGA
- the LOC124305900 gene encoding TRPL translocation defect protein 14 isoform X5, giving the protein MEQKRVYKVVLTGGPCGGKTTGQARLCTFFENMGWKVFRVPETATVLLSGGIKFTDLNAEEAGKIVQACPSKSRLRESRSPCIPNGDSILDQDQAKWPEVLQVESGEAFKFQENLLRTMIQIENTFFQLGDSCSRNCLIICDRGAMDASAFISKDKWELMMASNGWNNVELRDNRYNQIIHMVSAANGAEEFYSTEDHACRSEGMELARELDYNAAAAWVGHPYFDVIDNSQDFDTKICRMIECVCQKLGIDTGDRLRASSRKLKFLVKGPLPEDAFPPYQDFDVVHNYLQSKTPKLQARLRKRGQKGHWSYIHTIRRPKMCGQVVEVKTQLTHRDYLNMLAQLDDSHFTIFKRRRCFLINNQYFQLDIYREPGHPRCRGLMLLETYTALSGEELKRILPQFLTIEKEVTGNPDYSMFNLSLREEWNSTNKYCHTLHARYD; this is encoded by the exons ATGGAACAAAAACGCGTATACAAAGTGGTGCTTACCGGAG GTCCGTGTGGAGGAAAAACTACCGGACAGGCCAGACTTTGTACGTTCTTTGAAAACATGGGGTGGAAG GTGTTCCGTGTCCCCGAGACAGCGACTGTGCTGCTCAG CGGCGGCATCAAGTTCACAGACCTGAACGCTGAAGAGG CAGGAAAGATTGTGCAGGCTTGCCCCTCGAAGTCGAGGCTTCGAGAATCTCGGAGTCCCTGCATTCCGAACGGGGACTCTATCCTCGACCAGGATCAAGCCAAGTGGCCCGAAGTACTCCAGGTCGAGTCCGGCGAGG CCTTTAAGTTTCAAGAAAACCTGCTGCGAACGATGattcaaattgaaaacacATTCTTCCAACTTGGTGATAGCTGTTCAAGGAATTGCCTCATTATTTGTGATCGTGGTGCTATGGACGCCTCTGCAT TTATATCGAAAGACAAATGGGAACTGATGATGGCATCCAATGGCTGGAACAACGTCGAGCTTAGAGACAATCGTTACAATCAGATAATTCATATGGTATCGGCGGCAAACGGCGCTGAAGAATTTTACTCAACAGAAGATCACGCATGTCGTTCCGAGGGCATGGAACTCGCCCGAGAATTGGATTACAATGCTGCAGCTGCATGGGTTGGCCATCCTTACTTTGACGTTATAGACAACTCGCAGGATTTCGACACTAAAATATGCCGGATGATAGAATGCGTGTGCCAAAAACTTGGCATCGATACCGGAGACCGACTCAGGGCCAGCAGTCGGAAGCTCAAGTTCCTCGTCAAGGGACCCCTGCCCGAAGACGCCTTTCCGCCCTACCAAGATTTCGACGTCGTTCACAACTACCTTCAAAGTAAAACTCCCAAACTTCAAGCCAGGCTTCGCAAACGCGGACAGAAAG GGCATTGGTCATATATTCATACAATCAGAAGGCCAAAAATGTGCGGTCAGGTAGTTGAGGTGAAAACACAGCTGACTCATCGCGATTATCTGAACATGCTGGCTCAGCTGGACGATTCTCACTTTACGATATTCAAAAGGCGCCGCTGTTTCCTAATCAACAACCAATACTTTCAGTTGGACATATATAGAGAACCAGGACATCCGAG atgCAGAGGACTAATGCTGCTGGAAACTTATACCGCGCTCAGTGGAGAAGAATTAAAACGCATCCTGCCTCAGTTCCTTACAATTGAGAAGGAGGTAACGGGTAATCCTGACTACAGCATGTTCAATCTGAGCCTACGCGAAGAGTGGAACAGCACGAATAAGTATTGCCATACATTGCACG CTCGCTACGACTGA
- the LOC124305900 gene encoding TRPL translocation defect protein 14 isoform X4, translating to MEQKRVYKVVLTGGPCGGKTTGQARLCTFFENMGWKVFRVPETATVLLSGGIKFTDLNAEEAFKFQENLLRTMIQIENTFFQLGDSCSRNCLIICDRGAMDASAFISKDKWELMMASNGWNNVELRDNRYNQIIHMVSAANGAEEFYSTEDHACRSEGMELARELDYNAAAAWVGHPYFDVIDNSQDFDTKICRMIECVCQKLGIDTGDRLRASSRKLKFLVKGPLPEDAFPPYQDFDVVHNYLQSKTPKLQARLRKRGQKGHWSYIHTIRRPKMCGQVVEVKTQLTHRDYLNMLAQLDDSHFTIFKRRRCFLINNQYFQLDIYREPGHPRCRGLMLLETYTALSGEELKRILPQFLTIEKEVTGNPDYSMFNLSLREEWNSTNKYCHTLHGLSDGAGAESKKSHSHYHHRYHYEETNGSPIKKHDNGLTSISNGDTDRSGDATVNSMENKVQKEVQNGDINGTKHHNNNNKASERKDCVSKNCGSAESSSNNLSEKLNDGIVENGTAHNQYELKNGLKI from the exons ATGGAACAAAAACGCGTATACAAAGTGGTGCTTACCGGAG GTCCGTGTGGAGGAAAAACTACCGGACAGGCCAGACTTTGTACGTTCTTTGAAAACATGGGGTGGAAG GTGTTCCGTGTCCCCGAGACAGCGACTGTGCTGCTCAG CGGCGGCATCAAGTTCACAGACCTGAACGCTGAAGAGG CCTTTAAGTTTCAAGAAAACCTGCTGCGAACGATGattcaaattgaaaacacATTCTTCCAACTTGGTGATAGCTGTTCAAGGAATTGCCTCATTATTTGTGATCGTGGTGCTATGGACGCCTCTGCAT TTATATCGAAAGACAAATGGGAACTGATGATGGCATCCAATGGCTGGAACAACGTCGAGCTTAGAGACAATCGTTACAATCAGATAATTCATATGGTATCGGCGGCAAACGGCGCTGAAGAATTTTACTCAACAGAAGATCACGCATGTCGTTCCGAGGGCATGGAACTCGCCCGAGAATTGGATTACAATGCTGCAGCTGCATGGGTTGGCCATCCTTACTTTGACGTTATAGACAACTCGCAGGATTTCGACACTAAAATATGCCGGATGATAGAATGCGTGTGCCAAAAACTTGGCATCGATACCGGAGACCGACTCAGGGCCAGCAGTCGGAAGCTCAAGTTCCTCGTCAAGGGACCCCTGCCCGAAGACGCCTTTCCGCCCTACCAAGATTTCGACGTCGTTCACAACTACCTTCAAAGTAAAACTCCCAAACTTCAAGCCAGGCTTCGCAAACGCGGACAGAAAG GGCATTGGTCATATATTCATACAATCAGAAGGCCAAAAATGTGCGGTCAGGTAGTTGAGGTGAAAACACAGCTGACTCATCGCGATTATCTGAACATGCTGGCTCAGCTGGACGATTCTCACTTTACGATATTCAAAAGGCGCCGCTGTTTCCTAATCAACAACCAATACTTTCAGTTGGACATATATAGAGAACCAGGACATCCGAG atgCAGAGGACTAATGCTGCTGGAAACTTATACCGCGCTCAGTGGAGAAGAATTAAAACGCATCCTGCCTCAGTTCCTTACAATTGAGAAGGAGGTAACGGGTAATCCTGACTACAGCATGTTCAATCTGAGCCTACGCGAAGAGTGGAACAGCACGAATAAGTATTGCCATACATTGCACG GGTTGAGTGATGGTGCAGGAGCTGAAAGTAAAAAGAGCCAttctcattatcatcatcgttatCATTACGAGGAAACAAACGGATCTCCCATAAAGAAACACGATAACGGTCTAACGAGTATATCTAATGGTGATACGGATCGAAGTGGCGATGCTACGGTAAACAGCATGGAAAACAAAGTACAAAAAGAAGTACAAAATGGTGATATCAACGGAACAAAGCAtcataacaacaacaacaaagcCAGTGAACGTAAAGATTGCGTTTCTAAAAATTGCGGCAGTGCCGAAAGTAGCAGTAAtaatttgagtgaaaaattaaacgacgGTATAGTCGAAAATGGCACGGCTCATAACCAGTACGAACTTAAGAATGGTTTAAAGATATAA
- the LOC124305900 gene encoding TRPL translocation defect protein 14 isoform X1, which yields MEQKRVYKVVLTGGPCGGKTTGQARLCTFFENMGWKVFRVPETATVLLSGGIKFTDLNAEEAGKIVQACPSKSRLRESRSPCIPNGDSILDQDQAKWPEVLQVESGEAFKFQENLLRTMIQIENTFFQLGDSCSRNCLIICDRGAMDASAFISKDKWELMMASNGWNNVELRDNRYNQIIHMVSAANGAEEFYSTEDHACRSEGMELARELDYNAAAAWVGHPYFDVIDNSQDFDTKICRMIECVCQKLGIDTGDRLRASSRKLKFLVKGPLPEDAFPPYQDFDVVHNYLQSKTPKLQARLRKRGQKGHWSYIHTIRRPKMCGQVVEVKTQLTHRDYLNMLAQLDDSHFTIFKRRRCFLINNQYFQLDIYREPGHPRCRGLMLLETYTALSGEELKRILPQFLTIEKEVTGNPDYSMFNLSLREEWNSTNKYCHTLHGLSDGAGAESKKSHSHYHHRYHYEETNGSPIKKHDNGLTSISNGDTDRSGDATVNSMENKVQKEVQNGDINGTKHHNNNNKASERKDCVSKNCGSAESSSNNLSEKLNDGIVENGTAHNQYELKNGLKI from the exons ATGGAACAAAAACGCGTATACAAAGTGGTGCTTACCGGAG GTCCGTGTGGAGGAAAAACTACCGGACAGGCCAGACTTTGTACGTTCTTTGAAAACATGGGGTGGAAG GTGTTCCGTGTCCCCGAGACAGCGACTGTGCTGCTCAG CGGCGGCATCAAGTTCACAGACCTGAACGCTGAAGAGG CAGGAAAGATTGTGCAGGCTTGCCCCTCGAAGTCGAGGCTTCGAGAATCTCGGAGTCCCTGCATTCCGAACGGGGACTCTATCCTCGACCAGGATCAAGCCAAGTGGCCCGAAGTACTCCAGGTCGAGTCCGGCGAGG CCTTTAAGTTTCAAGAAAACCTGCTGCGAACGATGattcaaattgaaaacacATTCTTCCAACTTGGTGATAGCTGTTCAAGGAATTGCCTCATTATTTGTGATCGTGGTGCTATGGACGCCTCTGCAT TTATATCGAAAGACAAATGGGAACTGATGATGGCATCCAATGGCTGGAACAACGTCGAGCTTAGAGACAATCGTTACAATCAGATAATTCATATGGTATCGGCGGCAAACGGCGCTGAAGAATTTTACTCAACAGAAGATCACGCATGTCGTTCCGAGGGCATGGAACTCGCCCGAGAATTGGATTACAATGCTGCAGCTGCATGGGTTGGCCATCCTTACTTTGACGTTATAGACAACTCGCAGGATTTCGACACTAAAATATGCCGGATGATAGAATGCGTGTGCCAAAAACTTGGCATCGATACCGGAGACCGACTCAGGGCCAGCAGTCGGAAGCTCAAGTTCCTCGTCAAGGGACCCCTGCCCGAAGACGCCTTTCCGCCCTACCAAGATTTCGACGTCGTTCACAACTACCTTCAAAGTAAAACTCCCAAACTTCAAGCCAGGCTTCGCAAACGCGGACAGAAAG GGCATTGGTCATATATTCATACAATCAGAAGGCCAAAAATGTGCGGTCAGGTAGTTGAGGTGAAAACACAGCTGACTCATCGCGATTATCTGAACATGCTGGCTCAGCTGGACGATTCTCACTTTACGATATTCAAAAGGCGCCGCTGTTTCCTAATCAACAACCAATACTTTCAGTTGGACATATATAGAGAACCAGGACATCCGAG atgCAGAGGACTAATGCTGCTGGAAACTTATACCGCGCTCAGTGGAGAAGAATTAAAACGCATCCTGCCTCAGTTCCTTACAATTGAGAAGGAGGTAACGGGTAATCCTGACTACAGCATGTTCAATCTGAGCCTACGCGAAGAGTGGAACAGCACGAATAAGTATTGCCATACATTGCACG GGTTGAGTGATGGTGCAGGAGCTGAAAGTAAAAAGAGCCAttctcattatcatcatcgttatCATTACGAGGAAACAAACGGATCTCCCATAAAGAAACACGATAACGGTCTAACGAGTATATCTAATGGTGATACGGATCGAAGTGGCGATGCTACGGTAAACAGCATGGAAAACAAAGTACAAAAAGAAGTACAAAATGGTGATATCAACGGAACAAAGCAtcataacaacaacaacaaagcCAGTGAACGTAAAGATTGCGTTTCTAAAAATTGCGGCAGTGCCGAAAGTAGCAGTAAtaatttgagtgaaaaattaaacgacgGTATAGTCGAAAATGGCACGGCTCATAACCAGTACGAACTTAAGAATGGTTTAAAGATATAA
- the LOC124305900 gene encoding TRPL translocation defect protein 14 isoform X3, which yields MEQKRVYKVVLTGGPCGGKTTGQARLCTFFENMGWKVFRVPETATVLLSGGIKFTDLNAEEAGKIVQACPSKSRLRESRSPCIPNGDSILDQDQAKWPEVLQVESAFKFQENLLRTMIQIENTFFQLGDSCSRNCLIICDRGAMDASAFISKDKWELMMASNGWNNVELRDNRYNQIIHMVSAANGAEEFYSTEDHACRSEGMELARELDYNAAAAWVGHPYFDVIDNSQDFDTKICRMIECVCQKLGIDTGDRLRASSRKLKFLVKGPLPEDAFPPYQDFDVVHNYLQSKTPKLQARLRKRGQKGHWSYIHTIRRPKMCGQVVEVKTQLTHRDYLNMLAQLDDSHFTIFKRRRCFLINNQYFQLDIYREPGHPRCRGLMLLETYTALSGEELKRILPQFLTIEKEVTGNPDYSMFNLSLREEWNSTNKYCHTLHGLSDGAGAESKKSHSHYHHRYHYEETNGSPIKKHDNGLTSISNGDTDRSGDATVNSMENKVQKEVQNGDINGTKHHNNNNKASERKDCVSKNCGSAESSSNNLSEKLNDGIVENGTAHNQYELKNGLKI from the exons ATGGAACAAAAACGCGTATACAAAGTGGTGCTTACCGGAG GTCCGTGTGGAGGAAAAACTACCGGACAGGCCAGACTTTGTACGTTCTTTGAAAACATGGGGTGGAAG GTGTTCCGTGTCCCCGAGACAGCGACTGTGCTGCTCAG CGGCGGCATCAAGTTCACAGACCTGAACGCTGAAGAGG CAGGAAAGATTGTGCAGGCTTGCCCCTCGAAGTCGAGGCTTCGAGAATCTCGGAGTCCCTGCATTCCGAACGGGGACTCTATCCTCGACCAGGATCAAGCCAAGTGGCCCGAAGTACTCCAGGTCGAGTCCG CCTTTAAGTTTCAAGAAAACCTGCTGCGAACGATGattcaaattgaaaacacATTCTTCCAACTTGGTGATAGCTGTTCAAGGAATTGCCTCATTATTTGTGATCGTGGTGCTATGGACGCCTCTGCAT TTATATCGAAAGACAAATGGGAACTGATGATGGCATCCAATGGCTGGAACAACGTCGAGCTTAGAGACAATCGTTACAATCAGATAATTCATATGGTATCGGCGGCAAACGGCGCTGAAGAATTTTACTCAACAGAAGATCACGCATGTCGTTCCGAGGGCATGGAACTCGCCCGAGAATTGGATTACAATGCTGCAGCTGCATGGGTTGGCCATCCTTACTTTGACGTTATAGACAACTCGCAGGATTTCGACACTAAAATATGCCGGATGATAGAATGCGTGTGCCAAAAACTTGGCATCGATACCGGAGACCGACTCAGGGCCAGCAGTCGGAAGCTCAAGTTCCTCGTCAAGGGACCCCTGCCCGAAGACGCCTTTCCGCCCTACCAAGATTTCGACGTCGTTCACAACTACCTTCAAAGTAAAACTCCCAAACTTCAAGCCAGGCTTCGCAAACGCGGACAGAAAG GGCATTGGTCATATATTCATACAATCAGAAGGCCAAAAATGTGCGGTCAGGTAGTTGAGGTGAAAACACAGCTGACTCATCGCGATTATCTGAACATGCTGGCTCAGCTGGACGATTCTCACTTTACGATATTCAAAAGGCGCCGCTGTTTCCTAATCAACAACCAATACTTTCAGTTGGACATATATAGAGAACCAGGACATCCGAG atgCAGAGGACTAATGCTGCTGGAAACTTATACCGCGCTCAGTGGAGAAGAATTAAAACGCATCCTGCCTCAGTTCCTTACAATTGAGAAGGAGGTAACGGGTAATCCTGACTACAGCATGTTCAATCTGAGCCTACGCGAAGAGTGGAACAGCACGAATAAGTATTGCCATACATTGCACG GGTTGAGTGATGGTGCAGGAGCTGAAAGTAAAAAGAGCCAttctcattatcatcatcgttatCATTACGAGGAAACAAACGGATCTCCCATAAAGAAACACGATAACGGTCTAACGAGTATATCTAATGGTGATACGGATCGAAGTGGCGATGCTACGGTAAACAGCATGGAAAACAAAGTACAAAAAGAAGTACAAAATGGTGATATCAACGGAACAAAGCAtcataacaacaacaacaaagcCAGTGAACGTAAAGATTGCGTTTCTAAAAATTGCGGCAGTGCCGAAAGTAGCAGTAAtaatttgagtgaaaaattaaacgacgGTATAGTCGAAAATGGCACGGCTCATAACCAGTACGAACTTAAGAATGGTTTAAAGATATAA
- the LOC124305900 gene encoding TRPL translocation defect protein 14 isoform X2, whose amino-acid sequence MEQKRVYKVVLTGGPCGGKTTGQARLCTFFENMGWKVFRVPETATVLLSGGIKFTDLNAEEGKIVQACPSKSRLRESRSPCIPNGDSILDQDQAKWPEVLQVESGEAFKFQENLLRTMIQIENTFFQLGDSCSRNCLIICDRGAMDASAFISKDKWELMMASNGWNNVELRDNRYNQIIHMVSAANGAEEFYSTEDHACRSEGMELARELDYNAAAAWVGHPYFDVIDNSQDFDTKICRMIECVCQKLGIDTGDRLRASSRKLKFLVKGPLPEDAFPPYQDFDVVHNYLQSKTPKLQARLRKRGQKGHWSYIHTIRRPKMCGQVVEVKTQLTHRDYLNMLAQLDDSHFTIFKRRRCFLINNQYFQLDIYREPGHPRCRGLMLLETYTALSGEELKRILPQFLTIEKEVTGNPDYSMFNLSLREEWNSTNKYCHTLHGLSDGAGAESKKSHSHYHHRYHYEETNGSPIKKHDNGLTSISNGDTDRSGDATVNSMENKVQKEVQNGDINGTKHHNNNNKASERKDCVSKNCGSAESSSNNLSEKLNDGIVENGTAHNQYELKNGLKI is encoded by the exons ATGGAACAAAAACGCGTATACAAAGTGGTGCTTACCGGAG GTCCGTGTGGAGGAAAAACTACCGGACAGGCCAGACTTTGTACGTTCTTTGAAAACATGGGGTGGAAG GTGTTCCGTGTCCCCGAGACAGCGACTGTGCTGCTCAG CGGCGGCATCAAGTTCACAGACCTGAACGCTGAAGAGG GAAAGATTGTGCAGGCTTGCCCCTCGAAGTCGAGGCTTCGAGAATCTCGGAGTCCCTGCATTCCGAACGGGGACTCTATCCTCGACCAGGATCAAGCCAAGTGGCCCGAAGTACTCCAGGTCGAGTCCGGCGAGG CCTTTAAGTTTCAAGAAAACCTGCTGCGAACGATGattcaaattgaaaacacATTCTTCCAACTTGGTGATAGCTGTTCAAGGAATTGCCTCATTATTTGTGATCGTGGTGCTATGGACGCCTCTGCAT TTATATCGAAAGACAAATGGGAACTGATGATGGCATCCAATGGCTGGAACAACGTCGAGCTTAGAGACAATCGTTACAATCAGATAATTCATATGGTATCGGCGGCAAACGGCGCTGAAGAATTTTACTCAACAGAAGATCACGCATGTCGTTCCGAGGGCATGGAACTCGCCCGAGAATTGGATTACAATGCTGCAGCTGCATGGGTTGGCCATCCTTACTTTGACGTTATAGACAACTCGCAGGATTTCGACACTAAAATATGCCGGATGATAGAATGCGTGTGCCAAAAACTTGGCATCGATACCGGAGACCGACTCAGGGCCAGCAGTCGGAAGCTCAAGTTCCTCGTCAAGGGACCCCTGCCCGAAGACGCCTTTCCGCCCTACCAAGATTTCGACGTCGTTCACAACTACCTTCAAAGTAAAACTCCCAAACTTCAAGCCAGGCTTCGCAAACGCGGACAGAAAG GGCATTGGTCATATATTCATACAATCAGAAGGCCAAAAATGTGCGGTCAGGTAGTTGAGGTGAAAACACAGCTGACTCATCGCGATTATCTGAACATGCTGGCTCAGCTGGACGATTCTCACTTTACGATATTCAAAAGGCGCCGCTGTTTCCTAATCAACAACCAATACTTTCAGTTGGACATATATAGAGAACCAGGACATCCGAG atgCAGAGGACTAATGCTGCTGGAAACTTATACCGCGCTCAGTGGAGAAGAATTAAAACGCATCCTGCCTCAGTTCCTTACAATTGAGAAGGAGGTAACGGGTAATCCTGACTACAGCATGTTCAATCTGAGCCTACGCGAAGAGTGGAACAGCACGAATAAGTATTGCCATACATTGCACG GGTTGAGTGATGGTGCAGGAGCTGAAAGTAAAAAGAGCCAttctcattatcatcatcgttatCATTACGAGGAAACAAACGGATCTCCCATAAAGAAACACGATAACGGTCTAACGAGTATATCTAATGGTGATACGGATCGAAGTGGCGATGCTACGGTAAACAGCATGGAAAACAAAGTACAAAAAGAAGTACAAAATGGTGATATCAACGGAACAAAGCAtcataacaacaacaacaaagcCAGTGAACGTAAAGATTGCGTTTCTAAAAATTGCGGCAGTGCCGAAAGTAGCAGTAAtaatttgagtgaaaaattaaacgacgGTATAGTCGAAAATGGCACGGCTCATAACCAGTACGAACTTAAGAATGGTTTAAAGATATAA